The following proteins are encoded in a genomic region of Streptomyces sp. NBC_01723:
- a CDS encoding FUSC family protein, translated as MRDVREAAKSALRRVKWLRDPMVVQALRSAAAASIAYVIAVRLSPDKSAAPLTAPLTALLVVQVTLYATLKMSFRRVNAVVAGVLVAIAFSQLVGLSWWSLALLIVAALGVGHLVRAHEFVAEVAISAMLVLGVTSHGSLAWARVVETLIGAIVGLSFNLVLAPPVWVEQAGESIEELARRVRQLMLRMGEEAADSTPFHEAAARLHEARRLDHDIGEVDEDLRQAEDSLRLNPRVREGLLHRVVLRTGLDTLEICTVVMRVLARSFTDLAKEREPEPLFPPETGATIQQLLSEIADAVVSFAVLVTTSASENAESAEERLSSELRQAAATRDRLAELLLEEVRRDSRQWQLRGAVLAEVNRIIDEMDTEHRSRRLLEELDRHTRELRERMPRLTRLRDRGRAVLRKRNRSGAARRSP; from the coding sequence ATGCGTGATGTACGGGAGGCCGCGAAGTCGGCTCTGCGGCGGGTGAAGTGGCTCAGGGACCCCATGGTCGTGCAGGCCCTGCGCTCGGCCGCCGCCGCCTCGATCGCCTATGTCATCGCGGTGCGGCTGAGCCCGGACAAGTCGGCGGCACCGCTCACCGCGCCCCTGACCGCGCTTCTGGTCGTCCAGGTCACGCTGTACGCCACGCTCAAGATGAGCTTCCGCAGGGTGAACGCCGTGGTGGCCGGAGTGCTGGTCGCCATCGCCTTCAGCCAGTTGGTCGGGCTGAGCTGGTGGAGCCTGGCCCTGCTGATCGTGGCGGCGCTGGGCGTCGGGCATCTGGTGCGGGCGCACGAGTTCGTGGCCGAGGTGGCGATCAGCGCGATGCTGGTGCTCGGTGTGACCTCGCACGGCAGCCTCGCGTGGGCCCGGGTGGTGGAGACCCTGATCGGGGCGATCGTCGGACTGTCCTTCAACCTGGTCCTCGCCCCTCCGGTCTGGGTGGAGCAGGCGGGCGAGTCCATCGAGGAACTGGCCCGGCGGGTGCGCCAGCTGATGCTGCGTATGGGCGAGGAGGCCGCCGACAGCACGCCGTTCCACGAGGCGGCGGCCCGGCTGCACGAGGCGCGCCGGCTGGACCACGACATCGGGGAGGTGGACGAGGACCTGCGGCAGGCCGAGGACAGTCTGCGGCTCAACCCCCGGGTGCGGGAGGGACTGCTGCACCGGGTGGTGCTGCGCACCGGTCTGGACACCCTGGAGATCTGCACGGTGGTCATGCGGGTGCTCGCGCGCAGCTTCACCGACCTCGCGAAGGAACGTGAGCCCGAGCCCCTGTTCCCACCGGAGACGGGCGCCACCATCCAGCAGTTGCTGTCCGAGATCGCCGACGCCGTGGTGAGCTTCGCGGTGCTGGTCACCACCAGCGCCAGCGAGAACGCCGAGTCCGCGGAGGAGCGCCTCTCCAGCGAGCTGCGCCAGGCGGCGGCCACCCGGGACCGGCTGGCCGAACTGCTCCTGGAGGAGGTCAGGCGCGACTCCCGACAGTGGCAGCTGCGGGGCGCGGTGCTGGCCGAGGTCAACCGGATCATCGACGAGATGGACACCGAGCACCGCTCGCGGCGGCTCCTGGAGGAGCTGGACCGGCACACGCGCGAGCTGCGTGAACGCATGCCTCGGCTGACCCGGCTGCGGGACCGGGGACGGGCGGTGCTGCGGAAGCGGAACCGCAGCGGCGCCGCGCGGCGTTCCCCTTGA
- a CDS encoding FBP domain-containing protein, whose amino-acid sequence MRALVEQDIRTSFINCSKGEAKRLPLPRDLGERPWDDLDFLGWRDPGAPDRSYLVADLDGRLTGLSLRFQQARAGYFQRSLCALCLTTHPRGGVSLMTARRAGAAGREGNSVGLYMCTDLACSLYLRGRKVSQSGARFEESLTLEEQIERTLGNLSAFLAKVTA is encoded by the coding sequence ATGAGAGCACTCGTCGAGCAGGACATCCGCACCTCTTTCATCAACTGCTCCAAGGGAGAGGCGAAGCGCCTGCCCCTCCCGCGCGATCTCGGCGAACGCCCCTGGGACGATCTCGACTTCCTCGGCTGGCGGGATCCCGGGGCACCCGACCGCAGTTATCTGGTCGCGGACCTGGACGGACGGCTGACCGGCCTGTCGCTGCGGTTCCAGCAGGCCCGGGCCGGTTACTTCCAGCGCAGCCTGTGCGCGCTGTGCCTGACCACCCACCCCCGGGGCGGCGTGTCGCTGATGACGGCGCGCAGGGCCGGGGCGGCCGGACGCGAGGGCAACTCGGTCGGCCTGTACATGTGCACCGACCTGGCCTGCTCGCTGTACCTGCGGGGCAGGAAGGTGTCGCAGAGTGGCGCCCGTTTCGAGGAGAGCCTCACCCTGGAGGAACAGATCGAGCGGACCCTGGGCAATCTGTCCGCCTTCCTCGCCAAGGTGACCGCCTGA